The following nucleotide sequence is from Trifolium pratense cultivar HEN17-A07 linkage group LG2, ARS_RC_1.1, whole genome shotgun sequence.
TATTGTTGCAAGTATCATAAAAAAGAGGCGAATATTTGGTGGCACTCGCACACGTGAAACAAACATAGAAGCTTTGGACAAAGGATTATTAAGAAGGTATGAAGTGTTCTTAAGTTTTAGAGGCGAAGACACACGTGCTTCATTCACTTCACATTTATATGCTTCTCTTCAAAACACTGGAATCAATGTTTTTAGAGACGATGATTCTATTCAAAGAGGAGATCACATTTCAACATCACTACTGCGAGCAATCGAACAGACTCAAATTTCTGTTATTATTTTGTCAAAGAATTATGCAGATTCCGGATGGTGTTTAGATGAGTTGGTGAAAATAATGGAATGTCACAGAACCTTACGGCAGATAGTGCTGCCAGTGTTCTATGacgtagatccttcagatgTTCGTCACCAAACTGGGGAGTTTGGAAAAGCGTTTCAAAATCTTTCCAACAGAACTTCGGAGGACAAGTTGCTGAAATGGAGAGATGTGCTTCGTCAGGTTGCTGGCCTTGCTGGCTTTGTGGTTCTAAATACAAGGTAGTTTAATTAATTCAACCATTAGATCATTTTGATTTTACATTCAAGTTTAATTACTTTCTATTGTTAGCGTGCAATATGTTTGGTAAGGCcatattttgagcttataacttataagctcgTATGACCAAAGAAAGCCCTTTGGTAAATGTTTTTGAAAAAGAGCttatgggtctgtttggtaaaaataagctataaactagctaatagctgataagctagctgatagctgaaaaactaacCGGTTGAAATTAaagtatttggtaaaattaacttttaaagtggttgataaatataaaatgacataaaagacATGTATGTTTAGTgggtagttttattttttaaaaaataaaaaaattaaattaaaggttaaaaatggaaaaaactgtaaaaagctataagttcaaacgctacttgaaataacatatcaaaaaaagctataagctaatgaGAAAAACTATTTACCAAACACTTTCTATTTTATCAAACAGACACTATAGCTTATTttgctagcttatagttttttaccaAATTGAACCTTATTACTTacaaatcatattttaataataataataatatgttaaaaatagattcttatatCAGGTTTTTAAAGTTAAGAATtacccactttttttttttttacggaattaTCCACTTATTCACTTCAAATAGCAGCTGAAATTCTATTCACTGGACTACTTCACTAGAAAATGTTCAAAATTACTCTTATGTTCCTTTtaaattgtttatatatatgtgCGTGCGCACGCCTTTACTTCGCTCCATTCTTTGTTGGCGCAAACCTTTTTATTTGGTTCATGTACGTATTCATATCTATCAGTATGTTCATATACAATCCTACATATACCTATATACATGCATGTATCACATACATATAAGCACATTTTCTTTGGTTCATTTTTATAGGAACGAAAGTAAGGCCATCAAGGATATTGCTGAAAAAATTACTCATTTACTTGACAAGAAAGACTTGTTCATTGCTGATAAACCAGTGGGAGTTGATTCTCGAGTGCAAGATGTCATTCAACTACTAGACATGCAACAATCAAATAGTGTACTACTTCTTGGGATGTGGGGTATGGGGGGAATCGGAAAAACAACCATTGCAAAAGCCATCTATAATGAGATTGGCCGTAATTTTGAAGGTAGAACCTTTCTTGCAAATGTTAGGGAAGTTTGGGAGCAACCTGCTGGACAAGTGAATTTACAAAATCAACTTCTATCTAATACCTTCAAAGGAACGACAGCCAATATACAAAGTATTGATTCaggaaaaattatattaaaggAAAGGCTTTGTCATAATAGATTACTTATTGTACTCGACGATGTGGATGACTTGGAGCAGTTGGATGCTTTGTGTGGAAGTCGTGATTGGTTTGGTCCGGGGAGTAGAATAATTATCACAACCAGAAATATGCACATACTTAGAGGGAATAGAGTTGACGAAGTATACTCAAATAAAGAAATGAATGAAAGTGAATCAATTGAGCTTTTTAAATGGCATGCATTCAAGCAAGCGAGTCCCAACGAAGAATTTGTTGGAATTTCCAGAAATGTCGTTATGTATTCTGGGGGATTGCCGCTAGCGCTAGAAGTTCTTGGGCGCTATTTGTTTGAGAGGGAGGTAATAGAATGGAGATGTGTATTGGAGAAACTAAAAAGAATTCCCAATGACAAAGTACATAAGAAGTTAAAAATAAGCTATGATGGTTTAGACGATGATTCCCAAAAAGCAATATTCCTCGACATAGCTTGTTTCTTTATTGGGATGGACCGAAATGATGTTATACATATATTAAATGGCTGTGGATTTTTTGCAGAAGATGGAGTAAGAGTCCTTGTTGAGCGAAGCCTAGTAACTGTTGATGATAACAACGAACTCAGAATGCATGATTTGTTGCGGGATATGGGAAGAGAAATCATTTGTAATAAACCACAAAAGGAGCCTGAGGAACGTAGCAGGTTGTGGTTTCATGAGGATGTTGATGGTGTCTTAGCAGGACAAACAGTAAGAACTTGATATACCTTTATTTGATTCgagatttaaaatatttaaaacctaaagaagaaaaactaacatatatGAGTATGTGATTAACattcatttattttgttgattatCTCAAGAACTTGAAAATTGTTGCGTACCATTTTGTACTTCATGATTTCTAGTTTCTCGCAAGGAAGCTTAAAGATAGGTTTCATCACTAGTTTTTAGCTGCCTTGTATCTGTAAGTTGTGCATGTTTTAATTAATGGTCCGATCTATTGCATAGGGAACAAAAGCCATTGAAGGATTGGCTTTGAAGTTGCCAAGAGATGGTCCGAAACGTTATAATACCAAAGCATTTATGGAGATGAAGAAACTCAGATTGCTTCAACTTGTTGATGTACAGCTTGATGGGGATTTTGAAtatctttcaaaaaaattgagatggcttttgatggattatttcgcaagtgaacgaattaccacgtagtaataaaaatatcgatccacagggattgtgtgattaaactagtcgaatagtgctcataaacattatgcaagaaatacacataaattgggggtatgttgagtgatgatttgttagaaaacgtgctttgatataatggaaaagcgaggtagaatcatcgaaatcgcctagtctatagctaaaccacatgcaatctactatatcataggaatctactcaagtgttcacaactagatcgacaaattagtgaatcgcaatctcttgtcaaaatccactctattcgttgtcgatactcccccgatctctcgggcggaagctacctacaacgaatgatattaacgcgcgtcaatcgttcgctacactctatgtctcaatctctcgaccggagacactcgagcgctcaatgcaattcagttcagaaattaaatcaatactctcgcacgtgacttaactcgaaatcattacaacactaatgaaggattataaagcattaagcatcgaattgcattaaatcaacactatgaaaagagtagattcttacacatatagcagattacaactgattcatctacatcctagactatcctagatcctacctccaaagaagcttagctcctcatcttccttcgttcgcgtcctagcttcaacgtcatggcttgtgaatccatgctatcgatgtgcttggagctatcctctggagtctttaatcccaatcttgaagtttccaaacccagaat
It contains:
- the LOC123906986 gene encoding disease resistance protein RPV1-like isoform X2, whose protein sequence is MEILTSIVASIIKKRRIFGGTRTRETNIEALDKGLLRRYEVFLSFRGEDTRASFTSHLYASLQNTGINVFRDDDSIQRGDHISTSLLRAIEQTQISVIILSKNYADSGWCLDELVKIMECHRTLRQIVLPVFYDVDPSDVRHQTGEFGKAFQNLSNRTSEDKLLKWRDVLRQVAGLAGFVVLNTRNESKAIKDIAEKITHLLDKKDLFIADKPVGVDSRVQDVIQLLDMQQSNSVLLLGMWGMGGIGKTTIAKAIYNEIGRNFEGRTFLANVREVWEQPAGQVNLQNQLLSNTFKGTTANIQSIDSGKIILKERLCHNRLLIVLDDVDDLEQLDALCGSRDWFGPGSRIIITTRNMHILRGNRVDEVYSNKEMNESESIELFKWHAFKQASPNEEFVGISRNVVMYSGGLPLALEVLGRYLFEREVIEWRCVLEKLKRIPNDKVHKKLKISYDGLDDDSQKAIFLDIACFFIGMDRNDVIHILNGCGFFAEDGVRVLVERSLVTVDDNNELRMHDLLRDMGREIICNKPQKEPEERSRLWFHEDVDGVLAGQTGTKAIEGLALKLPRDGPKRYNTKAFMEMKKLRLLQLVDVQLDGDFEYLSKKLRWLSWKGFPLSCIPTNFYSGNLVSIELENSNVEIMWKETQRMEKLKILNLSHSHYLTQTPDFSNMPNLEKLVLKDCPRLREVSHSIGHLNKILLINLEDCISLSSLPRSIYKLKSLTTLILSGCSMINKLEEDLEQMESLTILLASKTAITSVPFSIVRSKSIGYISLCGYEGFSQDVFPSIIWSWMSPTSGLSSPFQTSPAMSSLVSLDIPHSSSQELSSISNHISRLRSLWIECGTELQLSEDAKLILDALYATLSEELESTSATSQVSKMKTSELVQCCSQLHVLGSKDSLKSVLIQLGMNCHVTNNLKEHILQKMDENGSGGCFLPGDRYPYWLTFNCEGSSVTFEVAQVEGRMLKTLMICIVYSSTPDNISSNGLTNLLVKNYTKATIQLYKREALVAFEDEEGQRVVSSIEPGNKVEVVVVFEKGFIVKKTAVYLVYDEPNAEIVEEFHAQDKNVIVSSGEENECFVRKVSTNSQDKNVIVSNGEGNESFVRERFPQVVPMNDLAHNKRKTVKEWLGKYRCC
- the LOC123906986 gene encoding disease resistance protein RPV1-like isoform X1, whose protein sequence is MEILTSIVASIIKKRRIFGGTRTRETNIEALDKGLLRRYEVFLSFRGEDTRASFTSHLYASLQNTGINVFRDDDSIQRGDHISTSLLRAIEQTQISVIILSKNYADSGWCLDELVKIMECHRTLRQIVLPVFYDVDPSDVRHQTGEFGKAFQNLSNRTSEDKLLKWRDVLRQVAGLAGFVVLNTRNESKAIKDIAEKITHLLDKKDLFIADKPVGVDSRVQDVIQLLDMQQSNSVLLLGMWGMGGIGKTTIAKAIYNEIGRNFEGRTFLANVREVWEQPAGQVNLQNQLLSNTFKGTTANIQSIDSGKIILKERLCHNRLLIVLDDVDDLEQLDALCGSRDWFGPGSRIIITTRNMHILRGNRVDEVYSNKEMNESESIELFKWHAFKQASPNEEFVGISRNVVMYSGGLPLALEVLGRYLFEREVIEWRCVLEKLKRIPNDKVHKKLKISYDGLDDDSQKAIFLDIACFFIGMDRNDVIHILNGCGFFAEDGVRVLVERSLVTVDDNNELRMHDLLRDMGREIICNKPQKEPEERSRLWFHEDVDGVLAGQTGTKAIEGLALKLPRDGPKRYNTKAFMEMKKLRLLQLVDVQLDGDFEYLSKKLRWLSWKGFPLSCIPTNFYSGNLVSIELENSNVEIMWKETQRMEKLKILNLSHSHYLTQTPDFSNMPNLEKLVLKDCPRLREVSHSIGHLNKILLINLEDCISLSSLPRSIYKLKSLTTLILSGCSMINKLEEDLEQMESLTILLASKTAITSVPFSIVRSKSIGYISLCGYEGFSQDVFPSIIWSWMSPTSGLSSPFQTSPAMSSLVSLDIPHSSSQELSSISNHISRLRSLWIECGTELQLSEDAKLILDALYATLSEELESTSATSQVSKMKTSELVQCCSQLHVLGSKDSLKSVLIQLGMNCHVTNNLKEHILQKMDENGSGGCFLPGDRYPYWLTFNCEGSSVTFEVAQVEGRMLKTLMICIVYSSTPDNISSNGLTNLLVKNYTKATIQLYKREALVAFEDEEGQRVVSSIEPGNKVEVVVVFEKGFIVKKTAVYLVYDEPNAEIVEEFHAQDKNVIVSSGEENECFVRKVSTNSQDKNVIVSNGEGNESFVRERFPQVVPMNDLAHNKRKTVKEWLGKYRCC